Sequence from the Nocardia brasiliensis genome:
GGCACCCGCACGATCTGCGACAACACCGGTCGCAACCGGATCTCCGGCAGGCCGTTGTTCGGGTATTCGCCATGCACCCGCGCCAGCCCGATACCGCGGCTGCGGCCCTGCCGATATCCGGGCCGAAACCCCTTGCGATAACGGTAGGCAACCAGCGCCTCGGCGAGATAGCCGAGCCGATATCCCTCCCGATGGGCTCGCCAGCCGAATTCGAGGTCCTCGTTGGCGGCGTAGCTGCTGTCCTGGCCGCCCAGTTTCCGATAGACCGCGGCGCGGCACGCCATGCTGGTGCCGATGATCACCGGTGCGTAGACACCGGGCGGCTGGAACTCCTCCGGCGCCGGAATGCGCGCGAACTCCCGCGGATTGTCGGTATTGAGCGAATCGCCTTCCACCGCGGAACAAGTCAGGTCGTAACCGGTGTCCAGGAATTCGACCATGCGGCGCACCCAATTCGGATACACCCGGTCGTCGTGATCACAGAACAGCAGGATCTCCCCGGTGGCGTGCGCGGCACCGACATTGCGGGCATGCGCGGCACCCGAGGAGCCGGACGCGTCCACATAGACCAGCCGCAGCCGATCCCGCAACGGATGGCGCTCGATATGGTCCGCGACCGGCACGGGTGAGCCGTTATCCGCGATCACCACCTCGAAATCGCCGGAAAAGTCCTGCCGCAATAGCGCATCGAGCTGCACATCCAGCAGATCTCGGCTCGCGACGGTGCGAATATGGGTTGGTATGACGATCGAAATCGACCACTCGGTCACCACAGTTCTCCTGCAATAGCTGCTACGCGGAGCCCCCTGCGTCGCACAACCTTAGGCAGGTCGCCTGAAGTGGGGAACACCCGAGTTCCGTGGGCCTTCTCACCTGATCAAAACGATCAAAAATTGATCGCGACATAATGCGCGACGCACCCGCCCACCCCACCGCGGGCACGCCGCCTATGCTGGAGCACGCAGCTGGTTCACCGATGCGCGCGAGATGGAGCCCCGACGTCGCGCACCGGAGTCGAGTACGGTCCCCCGGCAACGGGCGGCCGGACGAGAGGGAACCCGGTGAGAATCCGGGACTGTCCCGCAGCGGTAAGCAGGAACGAACGCCGTCACACGCACTGGACCACACCGGCCCGGGAAGCGACGGTCAGTAGGTCGGCCGATACGGCCGGTGCCCGTGAGTCCGAAGACCTGCCAGCCGTGCCGGATACGCCGTATCCGGCGACCACCGCCTCGTGGATTTGGGCGTGCGGTTGCACCAGTGCTGAAGTGTCGGGCTCCCATCGCGGTTCGCCGACCCCTCGGCCGGTGGCCGCATCGCCCGTATGGCGATGGTCCACGACTCAGCACTGGAGAGACATCGTGACTGTTGTACATCAGACACCGTTCACCGCAACGGTTCTCGGGCTACCACGGGTGGGGCCGCGCCGTGAACTCAAGCGGGCCACCGAGTCCTACTGGGCGGGCAAGATCGACGCCGATCAGCTGCACGCCGTCGCGCGCGAGCTGCGCCACGCCCAACTCACCGAACTGCAAGCGGCGGGCCTGGATTCGATCCCGGTCGGCACCTTCTCGTACTACGACCAGGTGCTCGATACGGCCGTGCTGCTCGGCGCGCTGCCGCCGCGCGTCGCGGGCATCGCCGACCCGCTGGATCGGTATTTCGCGGCCGCGCGCGGCAACGAGACGGTCGAGCCGCTGGAGATGACCAAATGGTTCGACACCAACTACCACTATCTGGTGCCGGAAATCGGCACGGACACCGTGTTCTCGCTGCATCCGGACAAGCTGCTGGACGAGGTGCGCGAGGCGCTCGACCTCGGTGTGCCTGCCCGGCCGGTGGTCATCGGCCCGATCACCTTCCTGAAGCTGGCCAAGGCGAGCGGCGGCGCGGCGCTCGACCGGCTCGCCGAGCTCGTGCCGCTCTACCGCGACCTGCTCGCGCGGCTCGCCGCGACGGGCGTCGGCTGGGTCCAGCTCGACGAGCCGATCCTGGTCACCGACCTCACCGCGGACGAAATCGCGCTGGTGCGTAGCACTTACACCGAGCTCACCGCGGCCGCCGAACGGCCGGCGATCCTGGTGGCGACCTATTTCGGGCATCCGGACGCGGCACTGTCCGCGCTCGCGAGCACCGAGGTCGAGGGCGTCGCGCTCGACTTCACCTCGGGCACCGATGTTTCCGATGTCGCGGCGGTACCCGCCCTGGCGAGCAAGCTGCTGGTGGCCGGTGTGGTCGACGGGCGCAACGTGTGGCGCGCCGACCTCGACAAGTCGCTGGCCACCCTGGGCACCCTGCTCGGTTCGGCTGCGGCGGTGGCGGTTTCGACCTCGAGCTCGCTGCTGCACGTGCCCTACACCCTGGCCGTGGAGACCGACCTCGACGCGGCGCTGCGGTCCTGGCTGGCATTCGGCAGCGAGAAGGTCACCGAGGTGCGGCTGCTGGCCACCGGACTGGCCGAGGGGCCCGCGGCGATCAGCGCGGAACTGGACGAGGTGCGCGCCGCGCTCGCGTCCCGGCACGCCGATCCGCGGCTGAACGACCGGCAGGTGCGGGCCCGTCTGGCCGCGCTCGGACCGGACGCGCTCACCCGTGCGCCCGCCGAGCAACGCCGTGTGCTGCAACAGGATCGGCTGCAGTTGCCGCCGCTGCCGACCACCACGATCGGCTCCTACCCGCAGACCTCGGCGATTCGGGTGGCGCGCGCTGAGCTGCGCAAGGGGGCGATCGATCAGGCCGAGTACGTCCGCCGGATGCGGGCCGAGGTCGCCGACGTCATCGCGTTGCAAGAGGAACTCGGCCTGGACGTGCTGGTGCACGGTGAGCCGGAACGCAACGACATGGTCCAGTACTTCGCCGAGCAGCTCGATGGTTTCGCGGCCACCGAACTGGGCTGGGTGCAGTCCTACGGCACCCGCTGCGTGCGGCCGCCGATCCTGTTCGGCGACGTCGCGCGGCGCACGCCGATGACCGTCGACTGGATCAGCTACGCGCAGTCGCTCACCGACAAGCCGGTCAAGGGCATGCTCACCGGTCCGGTGACCATCCTGGCCTGGTCGTTCGTCCGCGACGACCAGCCGCTCGGCGATTCGGCACGGCAGGTGGCGCTGGCGATTCGGGACGAGACGGTGGACCTGCAGAGCGCGGGCATCCGGATCATCCAGGTCGACGAGCCCGCGCTGCGCGAACTGCTGCCGCTGCGCGAGGCCGAGCAACAGGGCTATCTCGACTGGTCGGTGCGGTCGTTCCGGCTGGCCACCTCGGGAGTCTCCGACGCCACCCAGGTACACACGCACCTGTGCTATTCGGAGTTCGGCGAGGTGATCGACGCGATCGCCGGGCTGGATGCCGACGTGACCTCGATCGAGGCGGCGCGTTCCCGGATGGAGGTGCTCGACGACCTCAACGCGGCAGGCTTCGATCTCGGCGTCGGTCCGGGCGTCTACGACATCCACTCGCCCCGGGTGCCCAGCGTCGAGGAGATCACCACCTCATTGCGGGCGGCACTGAAAGCCGTTCCCGCCGAGCGGCTCTGGGTCAACCCGGACTGCGGCCTGAAGACCAGGGGCCAGGCCGAGGTGGCGGCGTCACTGCGCAATATGGTCACCGCCGCGGCCGCGGTGCGCTGAGCGACGGTACCGAGTAACACAGCGCCTCCTCCTCTCCCAGGGGGAGGCGCTGTGCCTCGTAGGGGCGCGATGGACGGAATCGCCAATTCCCGTCCCTCGCAGCCCCATACACCTCACTCGGTATCCGGCTCCGGCCGCGCGCCGGGAGGGGTACCGATCGCACAGCCGGTCATTCCACCGCGCCGGCGCATCCCGCCACCTGGCGCCCATCCCACGCCGCCAAGCCCTCCGACACCCCGGACACCGTTCCCACACGCCCCCTCCTCCGCTATCGCCGGACCCCGCCGACGCTCCCCCATCGACTCTTCATCTACTTACCTTCGACGCGCCCGCCGCCCCACCGGTTCCGTCGATTCCCGACCTTCCGGAGACCGCGACGTCAGGGACCGAAGGCCTGGTTGATGACACCCATGTCGAAGTAGTCGCGCCAAGCGGTGATGGCACCGTCGTTCACCTCGAAGACGCCGGTCACCGGCAGCGCGATGGCGCGGTCGGCGGTGCGCAGGGTGTCGGTGCGCTCGTTCATGACCAGGTTGCCCGCGCTGATCTGCTGGTGGATCTCGAAGTCGATGCCGTGGAAGGTGGTCAGGAATCCAGCGATGAACTCGCGGATCGCGGTGCGCCCGTGCACCGGCTCGGTCGGAATGTTGTGGTACACGGCGTCTTCGGCGAAGAAGGCCGCGATGCGGTCCGGATCGGGGTCCGACCAGCTGCGGCACATCGCGCGGACGAGTTCGTCAGGGCTCGGCATCGGCTTTGCTCACTTTCGTTCGAGGACAGCACGCGGTGCGCGCTCACCGATTCAACCAAGCAAATGCTCGGTCCGGAACCCCGCGCTC
This genomic interval carries:
- the metE gene encoding 5-methyltetrahydropteroyltriglutamate--homocysteine S-methyltransferase, producing the protein MVTVVHQTPFTATVLGLPRVGPRRELKRATESYWAGKIDADQLHAVARELRHAQLTELQAAGLDSIPVGTFSYYDQVLDTAVLLGALPPRVAGIADPLDRYFAAARGNETVEPLEMTKWFDTNYHYLVPEIGTDTVFSLHPDKLLDEVREALDLGVPARPVVIGPITFLKLAKASGGAALDRLAELVPLYRDLLARLAATGVGWVQLDEPILVTDLTADEIALVRSTYTELTAAAERPAILVATYFGHPDAALSALASTEVEGVALDFTSGTDVSDVAAVPALASKLLVAGVVDGRNVWRADLDKSLATLGTLLGSAAAVAVSTSSSLLHVPYTLAVETDLDAALRSWLAFGSEKVTEVRLLATGLAEGPAAISAELDEVRAALASRHADPRLNDRQVRARLAALGPDALTRAPAEQRRVLQQDRLQLPPLPTTTIGSYPQTSAIRVARAELRKGAIDQAEYVRRMRAEVADVIALQEELGLDVLVHGEPERNDMVQYFAEQLDGFAATELGWVQSYGTRCVRPPILFGDVARRTPMTVDWISYAQSLTDKPVKGMLTGPVTILAWSFVRDDQPLGDSARQVALAIRDETVDLQSAGIRIIQVDEPALRELLPLREAEQQGYLDWSVRSFRLATSGVSDATQVHTHLCYSEFGEVIDAIAGLDADVTSIEAARSRMEVLDDLNAAGFDLGVGPGVYDIHSPRVPSVEEITTSLRAALKAVPAERLWVNPDCGLKTRGQAEVAASLRNMVTAAAAVR
- a CDS encoding SgcJ/EcaC family oxidoreductase, whose product is MPSPDELVRAMCRSWSDPDPDRIAAFFAEDAVYHNIPTEPVHGRTAIREFIAGFLTTFHGIDFEIHQQISAGNLVMNERTDTLRTADRAIALPVTGVFEVNDGAITAWRDYFDMGVINQAFGP
- a CDS encoding glycosyltransferase family 2 protein translates to MTEWSISIVIPTHIRTVASRDLLDVQLDALLRQDFSGDFEVVIADNGSPVPVADHIERHPLRDRLRLVYVDASGSSGAAHARNVGAAHATGEILLFCDHDDRVYPNWVRRMVEFLDTGYDLTCSAVEGDSLNTDNPREFARIPAPEEFQPPGVYAPVIIGTSMACRAAVYRKLGGQDSSYAANEDLEFGWRAHREGYRLGYLAEALVAYRYRKGFRPGYRQGRSRGIGLARVHGEYPNNGLPEIRLRPVLSQIVRVPFTRGLVAEERGLMFGLAVGQFRGGLRYRTLRWA